The Micropterus dolomieu isolate WLL.071019.BEF.003 ecotype Adirondacks linkage group LG14, ASM2129224v1, whole genome shotgun sequence DNA segment CTAGCCCACACGGGTGTGGGGCGGACCCGTTTTAATATGATTGGCTATTTCAGTCAATCACGCACTCAGATCATGAAATAATCAGAACATCAGCAGTCGAAACGCGACCTAACACCTTGCCCGGTTATTTGTGCTCAAAAATCATGGATAAAAAACATGCATCGAAACcaaaggtggtgctgaaaaaTTAAGGGGGAGAAACAAAAGTTGTGGTTCGAAGCAGGTGCAGCAAAATGCCTCAACATGACAGGCTTTTCTTTTGGTGCTGGTGCTACTTTTATCGCCGTCAGGCAGGATACCAACGGCAGGGGTGGGTAGTAACTCGTTACAAGTAATGCAAATGAGTAAAAAAGGCGTTAGCATCTTTTCACGTTTCTTTTATAAAAACTGTACTGTTACTCTTTACTCGAGTATTTTTTGGGCCAGTAAAGTATTTAACGTTGCTACATTTGccattcataccttcattaCTCAACTAGTCTTTTATCTACAATACATTTTGCTTCACTAACCAAAGTGAGCTGTCATCTAAGCTGTATGGTCCAAGGGGTGTAGCACAAAAAACTGGGTCTCTGTGGGCTCCCTTCCTCTCTTGGTCCCTGTCTCTGATGCATCTTTTGAAAAATATCGACAAATAATTGAGCCAACAACTGTACACATTAAACTGTGTTGGTGATTAGGGTAGTCACTCATGAACCCTTCTTACTACATTTAAACAACTAATGAAAAGGGCCATTTGTGTTGAAAGGTGGTGGGGACATACGGGCTCAGATTAGGAGTGTGATGATACGCTTGGGTCAAGGGATGTGATGATGCACGGGGGCTGTGGGtccttcttatatacagtctattgtCCTCACctagaaaatttaaataaaatttcctgcattctggtgatattttctgctccagtttatcgagggaaacaaaacaaaaaatggacaatgcacatttattCCTCtacatttaaattgcattgcatgttttcttattgtgcaaataaacgatactcaaagcattttcatttgttagttaatatTTCTTGGTGCAAACAAATTttcaagaacatttttaacaaatactttcaaaaagtgatggcgaCAAAATCAGCAATTACAAAATATGCTGGGGGAATGTCCCCAGCGTCTCCAGTGCACCACATTTCGACCCTCTTTACTCAACACACTGTCTCCTACAATTACTACACTATGGTTAAATGAGGATTGCTGTGAGTATCATGCTCAAAATAACTATTTCTTCATGCTTATTGAAGCATTCGTCATTCCCAAAGTATAGTATAAGACAATGCTGAAAAATACCGTCTTAGTTGTCATAGCCCTACATTGAGAAAATGCTTATTATACTGCATGGATGCCTATTTTAGGGGGGCTGAAGCTACCCTAACATGGTTCTAAGCccccccaaataataataataaaaataatttttacagtgcagacattTATCAACAAAGGGAAGCACgaatattgataaatactattgaataatacaaatataattaatatttatgaaaGACAGTGTTGTGTAGTGACAGGTTATTGCTGAACTTAAGCTATGTTTACTTGAAGCAAAGGAAAAGGGATATTTTAGTTGGCTATGAAAACACTAGTGTTGGTAGTGTGAATGCCATTAATATTACCCATctctagtagcctatttcaaaacaatatcagtcccCCTAGaatgttgttttcagtgaaaactaaatgttatgGTGTCCCTGCTCTGGTATATCCTTTAATTCATTGACCAGATGAatattgaagatattttaggagagagaAGCAAGAGAATGGCAGGGCAGCTGATTATGAGGTCAGTAAGTTAGTGGTCTACAGCtaagtagtggtctgcaggtcagtagtggtctgcaggtcagtagtggtctgcaggtctgtagtggtctacaggtcagtagtggtctacaggtaaGTAGTGGATTACAGGTCAACTGGTCTACAGGTCTTTAGTAGTCTACAGTctcaggtctcagaattcctctcagggaatgacctcctagatccatatcagtctggttttaagagtgcccactctactgaaatggctcttctgtctgtaacagaagccctaaggtcagctaaagctgcagcccaatcctcagttcttatcctgcttgacctatcagctgcctttgacacagtcaaccacaggatcctgctatccgctctctcagcaatgggcatctcgagtaaagcactcctgtggttcgaatcctacctctcggcgcgttcctaaaatgttttgtggcaaggacaattatcctcctcccactgcctctccacaggggtacccaaggctcagtgcttgggccccttctcttctcaatttacaccacctcactggggccgatcattcgctcgcacggcttctcttaccactgctacgcNNNNNNNNNNNNNNNNNNNNNNNNNNNNNNNNNNNNNNNNNNNNNNNNNNNNNNNNNNNNNNNNNNNNNNNNNNNNNNNNNNNNNNNNNNNNNNNNNNNNATCGATCGATCGACTTCCAGTTATTGGAACGGGCGAGGCAGCGCATGACCAGCCTGCACGTGAAGACCCTCCTGATGAGGCTTCTCCCTGTGATCAGGACCCTGTTTTCCCATCCCCACAGCAGGTCCTTTGTGAAGATGACATCGTTGGTGCCAGAGCTTCAATAGTATACGAGGACTGCTTGAGACAGCTGGCTACATTTCTGATCCTGCCTGTGAAAAAATGTACAGGCCTTTTAAAGACTGGTGtggtgtgtgactgtgttgCCCCCTTTGAGATCAACATCACTTCCAAGGGCACAGCAACGAGTGTCGAATGGGTAAGTCCTGACAGTCGCAGCGTATCATAACTGtaaattcccattaaaacacatttgtagtGAAAGCCAGTGCTGTACATGCCAAATGCAATCCTGCCTTTTCTTGGACTTTCAGATCTGTCCTAATGGACACAGCTTGTGGAGGTGGAATTCCCAGCCTGTAATGAAGTGTGGGACGCAAGCTGGAGATTTTCTCTTGTCCaccaacattttgttgtctggCAACGACTATGCGAAGGTCGCCCTCTTGTTCAAGTTCATGAACATGGTGATGGTGAAGAAGAACACCTTCGTGTCCATTCAGGACGCTTACTGTGTGGACACAGTGAAGAGCTTctgggaagagaggaggactgAGGCCCTCAGTGGCCTTCAGGGGAAAGATGTTGTGGTCCTAGGTGCGTAGCTGAAACTTTACCATGTTATACAAGTATTGAAGACATTAGGCAGTGTGACTTTAAAATTTGGGTTTttaattattacttattttCAGCGGATGGCAGAAATGACTCTCCAGGCCATCGTGCACATTCATGCTGCTACGCCACCATGGAGAATGACACTAAGGAGATCATTCATGTTGCCACCACCAACAAGCAGCAGACATCCTGCAACTCTGTCGTCATGGAGAAGGAGGGTTTTATTGAGACTGTAGACAAGCTTACATCAGAGATAAAGCAAGAGGAGATCTGCACAGGTGCTAATGCCCAGATCACAGCCCTTATGAGTAAGTCATCTCTCAAGTTACTCATCTGATATGTACAAATACATGTGGTGAAaatagggctgcacaatttaGAGATAAAGTCATATAGCAATTTGTGGTATATTTGCTTGATTATCATTAacaatgcacaaaatactgaaaacGTGTATTTCTAAAGTTAAACTAGCATTAGAAGTGATACAAATTCTACACTCCTGCTCGTGTGGATAATGAGCACACAGACACTAGTGtcaaacacacagcacactttttTGTTGAATATAATTGCACccttttgcggttatgtaattgAACAGGGTGACATCGCAATTGAgattagattaattgtgcagccctagttgAAAAGATGATTGAAATATTGTAGTAATAATAAATGCTTCCCCACTTCACAGACCCAGATGAAGGCAGATACAAGGATCTTGGAATCCATCACAGTCAGGACATGTGGCATGGTGCCAAGAACCTGGTCAAAAAAATAGCTGCTGTAAGTTGAATAAGTGACTCATGTTACTGTCTACAGTATGTATTCATCAAAAAGTGACTATATCTTACATCAGGGGTATTTAACTATGTGCCATTCCTGACAGAGTATGTATGTTTTCATTCCAATCTTCTGTGCTTTGGCTCGTTATCTGTTCTATCACCCAGCTTCTGTTGAGCTTCAATTGGCAGACAGATGGCCTTACAGTCTCAAATTTCTTGTTGATTTCATGTTTCCGCTGATGATAACACTACCAGGCTCTGAGGCAGTAAAGCGCCACGAACCATGatgccccctccaccatactttagagttgggatgaggttttgatgttaGCATTCTGTGCCTTTTTCCTCCACACATAGAGTTGTGTGCTCCTGTCAAACAATCATTTCATCTGTTCACAGAATGTTTtgccagtagtgctgtggaacatccaAGTTCTCTTTTGCAAATTTCAGATGcgcagtaatgttttttttccaatcaaagacaaaaaagttGATTTCATTGTTGCgctcctcctctctggctgAAGGTGTGTTAATCACTGAAATGATCTGGTGTAATTGTGGCATGTCTAAACTACCTATGAAttataataaatttatgagaatacccGATTcataatattcagaaaatattaatctatctctcgtttcgcggggcaccaccggagttgttattaatctagagtctccggacctctaggtagcttttaataattatacaattattcaccagtgatcagttagttaataatcgctcaattatcatAAATccacagtcagtctcatatctaaagggtaaattctcttggcagggacttagaagtaggcaatacacacaattccttgattacagtgaatttattaactaactaaggtgatatagaaaggtggttaaataaatcagagaaataaacaatggctaaacaatgagaatgaaggttcgattgtgggaggATTTTACTCAAACGGCAactaatgaatgcaattagatgataactaAATTTGTCTAGGGGTTTAAAGATGACATATGCTGGACTAAAGATAAATGGATTAGCAACTATTCGACGTCACTTACCACAGAAtgtagggttttggtcttactgcttgcgTTTCTCCCCGCCGGGTTGCTGgtaaacggcctcacactggcagagtccgtgcgttctcggttaggtcaggactctgactgggCCACTACAGAAAGCATATTTTCTGGTGCTGAATCCATTCTGTTGTTGATGTATTTCTGTGGTTTGGGTtgttgtcctgttgcatcaccCATCTCCTGTTGAGCTTCAATTGGTGCACAGACGGCCTTACATTCTCCCGCAAAATTTCTTGATAAACTTTTCAATCGATGATAGTACCCTTACCAGGCTCTGAGGCAGTAAAGcagccccaaaccatgatgccccctccaccatactttaCAGTTTTACGGTTTTGATGTTAGCGTGCTGTGCCTTTCTGTGTTGTGCGGCTTTCAGACAACTCGgctttggtttcatctgtccacagaatattttgccagtagtgctgtggaacatTCAAGTGCTCTTTTGAAAacttcagggtttttttttggaCAGCGTGGTTTCCTCTATGGTGTCCTCCCATGACCTCTATTCTTGTTCAATGTTTGACATATCGTAATCgtcaacagagatgttagcatgttccaGAGATTTCTGTAAGTCTTCAGCTGACTAGGATATTTCTTAACCTCATTGAACATTCTGCACTGTTACCATGTAATCATCCTTAGAGGACGGCCACTCCTAGGGAAATTGGACACTGAGTAGACTCCAGGTTGCCGGACTCTaattagcttttggagaagtcattagcATTAGCCTAAGGGCTCACATACTTTtaccaccctgcactgtgaatgtctATACAGTGTGtccaaaaaaacatgaaatttgatTGTGTGGTATAAGTTTCAGCATGCAGAGTTTGTCTATTTTTGTGATTTAGATAAAGACATTTTTTCACCAATTTATACAGAAATCCAGGTAACTGGGACTTGGGACTGTATGTTTATAATGTTCAtctgttttttcactttcataTGATGGATCTTCTAAtagtgctgttttgtttttcaaaggcACTGTGGCTTGGCATCACTCACCATGTCTGTGACATTTACACCTGGACTAATAGAAGGTGTCAACATGGGtacctgaaagaaagaaaggcgTGGATCCAGAGAGCCTTCAGGTGCCACAAAGCTTTAGTGGACAATGTTCTCAATGAGCGTTGGCTGAAGGATGTGCATAAATACCTGCGCTTCAGGTAAAGTGTGACTACATGTTTCACACAGATGTGCATTATGACTATTTGtgctttctttttaaattatataaaaaaaaaaattgttgtatCAGATCAGCTGCAGACCTAGATGCATTCCAGAATCATATATTGATGTATGCCAGCAAGCGCTTCACTTTCACTCCCCCAGTTTATGAGGGAAGAGTTCTGCTTGCTGCTCAGGACTATCAATGTATTCAGTGCAAGTGATTCATtattagggcccaagcacgaaccgtgcgagttCCTGAAGGGACtggagggattttttttttctttctttcttttttctgcaaagtaacctcaattttgggggcctaaacatactcgaaaactcaccaaactttgcacaaaattcaggagTGGCAAAagatttcgtattttatgggtttctcgcatgggcgtggcaaaagggcttgctagcgccccctacagagcagcccctggacaaagtttcacctacgtgtacaaaatttctgtggtacattTATCAAgtccagacacacaaaaaagccattgcctaaaccaaacaggaagtcaaacaatggtcatttttggcaattgacacactttgtactttagcGAACTCCTCCTAgcgatttagtccgaccgacttcagatttgtgtTGTGCAGTCTGTGTTCActcatagcaccacctgctggcaacaggaaatgacacgttttacgcTGTACTACTCCGAGCAGGTTTGACATGtgaacttcaaaactgtcccaggaaactgttaacacattgatgagcccatgttgtaaaacttgtgaatTTTTGGTTAACGGCTGAGCAGTGGCCTGGCGGCGAAGTGCCATGttttgccatgacacaggaagttgttctaACTGTACTTAAGACATTGATGATGCTATGTTGTGAATCTTGTGAGTTTTTGGATAACGGCATGTCCTTGGCGTGGTAAAGttcacaggaagttgttgtaactttgctgtacatgctcatatctcCACCATATCTTCACACATTTGATAAGGGTCACGCCCTCAACACATCTACAGGTCAAAATTCACTCAACCTCATAGCGCCATCTGCTGGAATCAGGAAGTGTTCCTTCAAAGATGCAGCCCCTGCGCACTGAATCACAAAGATACACAAAAAGtttgtggtacatgtatcatcccaagacgcacaaaaaagcctcttggagccatacctGAAATCAGACAGGAATTCAgccattttttatttgaatgttcAATTAAAGCCTAATTATGGCCTTTTACAAGGTCcttactttaacaaactcctcctagggaattaatcGGATTGACTTAAATTTTCTACTGTGCATTCTAAAGtcattgatgatgaaaagttgggctatctgtgagttttcgtcgatgggcgtgtccgtggcgtggcatcAAAGATCAGCtctttgccatgacacaggaagttgttgtaacttcagtgtacatgcgcACATGTGCACAAATCTTTACGTGCTTGACGTAACTGTCCctccccgaacacatctacatgccaatattcatttatataCATAGCGACAAATTGCTATGTTGCGCCACAAAGGgtacacaggaagtgacgtataacaccttcatgcaacGTCCGAAgtgcgtagcaaattcacagccgcaacagcagagctccagaatatgcaacgcgaccgactcacacccggacgcgctacaagtgcgagggcctgCTGAACGCtacttgcagctttaatttacatTGGTTTTCATGGTTATCAGTTGTTATAATGACTAACTGATATTGAATGGTTGAAATTTATGTAATTACAGTTTCAGAAGGCTGCAcaagaaaaacagcagaagaCACAGGTTATATGCCCTGAAATCTGAAAAACCCTATGCATACATCTCTGAGCTGCAAGCAAGGATTGTAAAGAGGAGAATCACAATTGGAGTGGGGATGCCTAGAAGGAAGACAGGTAAGACTTTGTTTTCTTCCAGGCCTGAAGTTTATGGTGACTTGATGTCATCCTGCTGTCATCATTGGATCAGACAGAACTTATGTGTGCTGTTACGGAGGGACATTGACACAGTGGGTCATTTAATTTGGAAGACTTGTTGAGAAAAAAGGGTGCAAAATTTGAAGCAAACCGTGGTTTAAGACTTTTAAAGAGCACCTACTTGTCATCGATGGTGTGCACCATCACTATGGTTAAATGTGTTCTTGACCTGTATCCTAATATTTGTTAAAGTAACTCCATCTTTCACATTATAGAGAAGTTTGTATGACTTCTATTTGATGatgatttctattttttttttattagtttactAGATAAAGGCTGCCAACAATTTTTTGCTGTGTTTCAGTGTTCCCTACAGATGTCCAGCAGCTGTTGGTGATTAAAGAAGAGGTTCCCTCTgagtggagccccagtctggaccaggaggacccagagctcctacacataaaagaagaaaaggaggaactCTGGatcagtcaggagggagagcagcttaaTGGACTGGAGGTGGCTGATATCACCAGGTTCCCATTCACTGCTGTtactgtgaagagtgaagatgaggaagagaaacctcagtctccacagcttcatcaaagccAAACTGAGGACAACAGAGAGGCAGAGCcttcagccagcagctcagctacgcagataaaaacagaaactgatggAGGATCAGAACCTGCTGGGAACCTTGATCCAGATAGTCATTTACAACCAGATACTGATGAAAAAGCTTCAGACTCTGAAGTCAGTGAAAATGACTGGCAAGAACCTTTGTCAGATTCTGAAGCTGAAAGTGAAGACAGTGGCAATGGTTGGAAGGAGACCAGAGCACCTGAGTCAGGTGTAAATGCTCTGAAATATAAGGAAGCTCCTGTAAGTGATGCAGGATGTAATGCTGGGAAAGAATCATTTAGCTGCTTTGAATGTGGTAAACAATATCAACACAAGGGGTCTCTTCAGAGACACATGGTGTGTCATTCAGGAAAAAGATCCTCCAACCGTCTGGTTAATAAGAAATGTTTTAGAGTAAAGCAAAATGTAGATTCAGAGgtgagagtccacacaggagagaaaccatttggctgtgatgtttgtggtaaGAAATTTACACAACGGGGAAATCTTAAGACACACATGAGCgtgcacacaggagagaaaccatttggctgtgatgtttgtggtaaaagattttACCGGCAAACAAATCTTAAAGAACACATGAGAGTTCATACAGGAGAGAAATCATTCGcctgtgatgtttgtggtaaaagatttaaCCAGCGGTCAAATCTTAAAACACACATGAGAGTGCACACTGGAGAGAGaccatttggctgtgatgtttgtggtaaaagatt contains these protein-coding regions:
- the LOC123982847 gene encoding uncharacterized protein LOC123982847, coding for MEDRTCYLAEEKATERKEEEVKLNVDRRRQKTMINIGAAFPKWKSLMRDKCFQSDAEVACFLLHSYERGSAASTPMKETPVQLTAAAVSSICASGRMNSLQDMSMEDKHNVFNNPLNSVIDWTDEGSSSFHEKDDGDKDDSSDEEDLPPICIRMGGALKKAPSIDRLPVIGTGEAAHDQPAREDPPDEASPCDQDPVFPSPQQVLCEDDIVGARASIVYEDCLRQLATFLILPVKKCTGLLKTGVVCDCVAPFEINITSKGTATSVEWICPNGHSLWRWNSQPVMKCGTQAGDFLLSTNILLSGNDYAKVALLFKFMNMVMVKKNTFVSIQDAYCVDTVKSFWEERRTEALSGLQGKDVVVLADGRNDSPGHRAHSCCYATMENDTKEIIHVATTNKQQTSCNSVVMEKEGFIETVDKLTSEIKQEEICTGANAQITALMNPDEGRYKDLGIHHSQDMWHGAKNLVKKIAAALWLGITHHVCDIYTWTNRRCQHGYLKERKAWIQRAFRCHKALVDNVLNERWLKDVHKYLRFSFRRLHKKNSRRHRLYALKSEKPYAYISELQARIVKRRITIGVGMPRRKTVFPTDVQQLLVIKEEVPSEWSPSLDQEDPELLHIKEEKEELWISQEGEQLNGLEVADITRFPFTAVTVKSEDEEEKPQSPQLHQSQTEDNREAEPSASSSATQIKTETDGGSEPAGNLDPDSHLQPDTDEKASDSEVSENDWQEPLSDSEAESEDSGNGWKETRAPESGVNALKYKEAPVSDAGCNAGKESFSCFECGKQYQHKGSLQRHMVCHSGKRSSNRLVNKKCFRVKQNVDSEVRVHTGEKPFGCDVCGKKFTQRGNLKTHMSVHTGEKPFGCDVCGKRFYRQTNLKEHMRVHTGEKSFACDVCGKRFNQRSNLKTHMRVHTGERPFGCDVCGKRFNQQIHLKEHMRVHTGEKPFCCDVCRKRFNRQSHLKEHMRVHTGEKPFCCDVCGKRFNQQSNLKTHMRVHTG